A stretch of DNA from Candidatus Binataceae bacterium:
TTTCTGCAACGGTCGGGGCAGAATCGTGATGTTGTTCGCGTTGTAGAACTTCCCCGAATAGGAAAATTTCGTTTGCCTCCACGAGCCCTCGATAATATCGAGGCATTCGTCGAAGCGACCGCGGCTCTCATCCATCGATTGGTTGAAGCCGTCGTACGTCGACTTGATAAAGCCGCGGCCGACGCCGAGATCAAGGCGGCCGCCACTAATGAGATCAACCAGCGCATAATCCTCAGCCAAACGGATCGGATCGTGATGGGGCAGCAGCACGATCGCCGTGCCGATACGCATTTTCCGGGTACGTTGCGCGATCGCGCCGGCGATAATCTGTGGCGCAGGGCAGATGTAGCGGCAGAAGTGATGCTCGCCGATCCAGATCGAATCGAAGCCCAACTCTTCCGCGTAGCTGACCTCGTCGAAGAAGTTCTTGTAGTACTGCTCCTCGGTACACTCCTCAGCGTATTGATCGAAGAGTGTCAGCAGACCGAATTTCATCGCAGCTCCTCCAGCGTTACGCTCTCGTCTCGACCTCGCGCCGGCCCTCGGCCATGATCGTCACGAAGCCTCTTTTGAGTAGTAGTTCTGCCAAGCTCAGTTCTTTCAGCAGCGTCTTTCGCTTCTTTCAAGTCAAGTCCGCAGTATCTGACTCAGTCGAGCGCGACGAAATCGTATTCGACGATGCCCTGCAGGACCGGGAACTTTGCGTTACTCTCGTCGCTGGGCTTTCGAACCTTTGTCGAGTCGCTCGAGCTGCGCCTTCGCGTAACTGTCGCCGAGGTCGGCAGACTTTTGATACAGCCCCCTCGCCGCCACGAGATCCTTGGGAAGGCCCATTCTGTTCTCATACATAAGCGCTAGCAATAACATTCCTTTGGAGTTGTTCGCTTCGGTGGCCTTTCGGCCGAGATCAACTGCCCTCTGGTAGTCTTTAGACAGGCCGCCCCTCCCTTGCAGATAGAATACCGCCAAGTCGACCATCGCCTGGGGTCGCGCGCGTCAGCGGCTTTTCGATACCAGCGTGCAGCCTCTATATCATTCGGAGGGAAACCACCCTGACCCTTCTGGTTCATGAAACCGAGCTGCGTCATTGCGCCCGTGTTTCCCGCCGCAGCTGCCCGCTCGAAATAGGGTAGCGCCTTCGAGTATTCTTGCCGGTTGTAGAGCTCCAGCGCTTTCCGCTCGTCCGCACCACCAGCAACTTCTATGTCGCGAAGCACAGGAATGGCGGGACGAAAGGCCAATGCGGAATACAGTACTCCGAAAATCGCGGCTAGCCCCCAAGCCTGGGTTTTCGACCAAGGACGCCTCGCGGGCGGGGCCGAGATAGCTGGCGCTGCCTGGGAATCGAGCTTTGGGGTATCGAGCTCCGGTTTCGGCGGCGGATTGAGCCGTTCAGCTGGGTAGCCGCGGGTTTCGATCAAGCGCGTGCGCACCGGTTCGACATAGTCCAGAGGTGAGTTCGCTCCGCGGGCAACGATCACACCTTCGCCAGAATCGTCAAAAGTGACTACCGCACCTGGACCGGGGTTGGCGGGCAGCCGGTAGCCGAGGGCGCCCAGGGTTTCAGAGAAGCTCCGCCAAGTAACCGGGCGAACTCCCTTCAGAAACGCGACTAGTCCGTAGAACGCGTCGGTCGCCGTGTTGCCGGCGCTGGGTGGACGCGTCAGGATGAATAGCTTCTGGTGAAGCCCTTCGCCGCGGAGGTACTCGAATTCCCAACGTAGATTGTCCGAACCGGCTGGTTCAGCCACGATGCAAGACGATCTTTAGCTAGCCGCGACAGATGATCCTTCCGTCCGTGTCCGTCGCATAGGTCCGAACCGCCTCCTCGGGCAGCGTATCGTCTTCTGGATTGCCGAGGGCGCAGAACGGGCCGATGCGAGCCTCAAGCGCGTCGGTGAAGTAGTCTTCAAATCGAATACCCACTGTGGGATCGTCATCCGAAGCGTCTTCGCGAAAATCCATGTTTATCACAAATAGTTGGAAGCCCCTGGCGTATTGGCCATATTGCGACTTCGGGCCGCTGACGAAGAACTCGGACTCTTGGTTAAACGGACGGAGGTAGAGCACTGGTTGTCGAGGATCCGTCTGTGCGACCTCCTCGAGCGACTTGGCTGCACTCACGCGCCGGCAACACATAGATAAGGTATCCGCCAAAGACGATGGCGAAGCCCAGTACCCCTAGCGAATCGGGGCTACTGAGCTGGGCGCCTTGCCAATGGCCCACGAGATAAAAGAGTAAACACAGACCAGTACCCCTACCGCGATCAAGGCCCATCCAGTTGTGACGAACGGAAAGCGCGGCCGTCGTCGGCCGAAGACCCGAGGATTGCGCTTAGGCATGACGCTAATGAGAAACCTTATGACGAGGGCCGTGCCGAGGACTGCACCCCAGAAAAGCACGAACGGGACCGCTAAAGACCGCGGGGGCAACTTCCCAATCAGTTTGTAAGCGGCCAAGATGCCCGCCGCACTTCCGACCAAAGAGACGAGCGCGGCGGAGGGAGCGCGATAGCCTTTACGGCGCGCTCGCAGATAGCCAGCAACAAGGAGCGCAGGAATTAGAAGAGCAACCAGTAGAATGGTTGCGAAGAAGCCGATGAAAACGAGCACATCCTTCATCGGAATTTCTCACGATGGATTTGCCCCTATCGCATTGCCATGGGAGTCGCAAGACGGAGGAATCGAAGGTGCCAGTCGGTACGCTGCTGTCTAACGACTCCGGTCTGGGCAAGCCTTCACGCGTTGCCCAGTACGAAGCATAATTCGCTATTGCGTCAACGCGCCTGTCAACAAATCTGGATATTCGCGGTCGCTTATCGACACCCCGATCAGTGGCCTCCGTTGCTTCCACACTGGTTCGCGAGCTCGAATCGCTCTGCATCGCGATTGCGCGCGGGCGGCGGCAGGCAGGCAAGGCGACCATCCATCGCAGGCTGACCTGTTATACGAGATTGGCGAGCGCCAGCGATCAGCGACAGAGGTGGAAGCCAAGCGACCATTGATTTCAAATACCTTGGCCTCAATTTTAGTGGGTAGAAGGGGAGAGCAGGGGACCGAGACCAAATTATCGGTTCTAGTGTGAGATGGGCAGACTCTCGCTCGCAACCCAACCGCTATCTCGCGGGGCAAATGGGGGATTTCTTGAGTCAGTGAAACCCCGTAGTGATCAGGGCAAGAATCGCGACCGGTGTTCCCAACAGGCGACGTAGAAAGAACACCGTCTGCTCTCCTCTGCGGCTAACTATTTCGACGACGAACCCTTCCGCCAGCTTCTGTGACATACCATCCATTGCCAACCGCACAGGTGTCAGTTTTGGACTCAATGTTTTGGTGGCCGCGAAATCTAGGGTTGGCGATTGATGGGCCTCAGCGCCGTTTCAGGCGCTTCCCAACTTAATATGGTCTAGGGTCTGTGCCATCGGCCTAGGCTTGGCTCGAACAGATTTTCCAATGGCGACCCGCTCTGGTGGATACCTATCGCTTTGGATATGGTTCTTCGCAGTCACGCCCCGTACTCTAATTTAGGGGACGGTCGCGGAGGTGCTGTGCCTATGGCAGTGTTGCCGCCCGCCAACGATCCGACCCTTGAACGACTCGAGGATCAAATTAAACTGGTACGACCACAAGGGTGCACAGCAGAAGAGATACTTCAATATCTTAAAGATCGTCACCATAGTAGCCGCTGCGACCATACCTTTTCTGACGACCGTGCCGATGGAAGCGAAGCTTAGCCAGACGATCACCGCTGCGCTAGGCGCCGCAATCGTGGTGATTGAGGGAATTCAACAACTTTACCAACTGCAAACCAATTGGATACTTTACCGATCGACGTCCGAGAGTTTGAGGCACGAGAAGTTTCTGTTTCTTGGACATGCCGGCCCTTACGCTGTAGCTCAGGACGCGCACTCTCTGCTCGCCGAAAGAATCGAATCGTTGGTGTCGCAGGAGCACGCAAAGTGGGCAAGTGGCCAACAGATGCCTCCGCAAGGCGCACCCTCCGATTCGTTGGCGAGGACGTGAGTATCGGGCAGACCGCAAAATTCAGGAGCTTCGAGAGAACAATAAGACCTGCCTGCGGGAGGGCGACATGAACAAGACAGCCACACGTCATGTTTCCAAGTCACAAAAAATCCGTGCCCGTCTTAACCATCCTATCATCGATTCCGATGGACACACGATAGAAAATCCGCACGTATTGGCCGAATACATCAAATCAGAGGGCGGGTCCAAGACAGCAGAACGATTTGCTGCTTCGGGAGGCGGATACGGTCTGGTGATCCGCGGCGAGAGCCTGGCTGAAGCCCGAGATCTCGGAATAACACGCGGGCCATGGTGGGGAATGCCGGCCGCCAATACGCTGGATCGTGCCACCGCTATGCTGCCCGGATTGCTGTATGAACGACTGGATGAACTCGGGCTCGATTACACTGTCCTCTACACTACGATTGGCTTTTCGCTGATCGGTATAGAAGACGAGGAGCTCCGGCGAGCGTCATGCCGCGCGTTGAATCGAATGCGCGCGGATATGGCTGCGGGATTCAGCGATCGTCTGACGGCCGCCGCCGTCATTCCCATGCATACGCCCCAGGAAGCAATCGAAGAGCTCGAATACTCCGTCAAAGAGCTCGGGATGAAAAGCGCGATGGTGGCCAGCTTCGTGAAGCGGCCAATTCCGATAGTTGCTCGAAAATATCGAGAAGCTGCTCGGTTCGCATATACTCTCGACGTATATGGAATCGACAGCGATTACGACTACGACCCGTTTTGGGCTAAGTGCCAAGAGCTCGGCATTGCGCCAACGTTTCACTCCCTGGGTTACACATGGGGCAGCCGTCAGTCACACAGTAATTACGTTTACAACCATGTCGGCAGTTTCGCCGCCAGCGCGGAGGCCATCTGCAAGGGCCTGCTGATGGGAGGAGTGCCGATGCGTTTCCCGAAGTTGCGGTTCGGCTTTCTGGAAGGCGGCGTTGCTTGGGCGATTATGTGTTATTGCGATTTGGTCAGCCACTGGCAAAAGCGCAACGGCAAGGCTATGCACGAGTTTCTGAATCCTGCGCTGGTCGACCAGAAGCTATTCGCCAGTTTGGTTGCGCGTTATGCGCGGCGTCAGACCGATGGCGAACTGGCGAATCTCCAAGACTTCACTCCCGGCATGAGCCCTTCTTCCGACATGCCGATTGATGAGTTTGAAAAGAGCGGTATTCGGTCCGCAGAAGATATTCGGGACATTTTCGTGGACAGATTTTACTTTGGCTGTGAAGGCGACGATCCACTCACAGCTATGGCGTTCAATCCTCGCGGGATCCCGTTCGATGCAAAGCTGAAGCCGCTCTACGGATCCGATATCGGTCATTGGGATGTGTCGGATATGTCCAAAATCGCCGAAGAGTCATACGAACTCGTTGAACACGGAGTGATCGACGAAGGGTCTTTGCGTTCGTTTTTGTTCGATAATGCGGTTGCATTCTGGACCGCGAATAATCGCCACTTCTTCAAGGGAACAGCACTTGAGGGCGAGGTAGCGCGCCGTGCCGAGATCGTTGAGCCCAAATGAGCCAACGAAGGAGTCTAGCGATCTCGCAGAACAGAGCATCAATCGCCGCGTTTTGTGTAGTGATACGCGCGATCCGCCTCAACGAAACCGCAGGACTGGTATAGAGCGCGTGCAGGCTGGTTAACGCTCGCAGTTGAGACCAGAGCGGTATGCATCCCGCGCGCCTGCATCCGGCGCATACACTCATTAACCACCGCTCGCGCATACCCGCGTCCAGTGAAAGCCGGCCGGCAGCCGACCGGCTCGAAATGGCCGAAGCGGTTTGCCATATCCAGCCATCCGATGCAGTAAGCGACGAACCGGCCGCTATCGTCTTCCAGCACTACGTCGAGCTCGGGATCGTAGATTGGAGCGTTTCGCAGGCGCCGGTAGTTTTCAACAGTGGCAGCTGAAAGCCCCCACACTGACCATGCATCGCGATGAACGTCCACGCGCTCCCACAAGTCCGCATTCGTCGCATCTCTGAGCCGCAGCCATGGTCCATGCTCTGGCGTAGGAAGGAGATCTTCAAGACTACGTCTGTAAAGGACATCGAAACCACCGCTCCGCGCGTAGCCGCGCCGCTGCAAGAGCGAAGTCCTCTGAACGTCACTCTCGAGCGACATCGTCAAAGTGACTGCTTCGTACCCGAGCATCGCCAGCGCTTTGGGAACAGTCTCTTTTCCAGACTGCCTGGAAGTCTGGCGGTAACTCTCACCCCACTTTAGAATTTCGCGGCCTACTGGATCGTACCGTGCGAGGCCGGGCATAAGGTCGAACTCCAAGCTCATCGGCGGCTCAAAGCATGCGTAGGCAATCAAGTCTTCGGCATCGAACCAGAGCCGCAAGTTGTCCGAGTGCTCCAATCCGTATCCGCTCCACACCACGTCGCCGACCTTCTTGTACGTGGACTGCGGCCAGCGAGCCTTAGAGGCTTTCCGCGCGAATTCGATTTAGTAGGTTCAGGTCCGCCGCGCCAGCATAGGCGCGCGTAATGATTTGATTCATAAGCGATCCCCGCCGGTCAGTTTGATACCGCCGCTTCGAAACGCAGGTGTTCAGACGAGGGAAAGGATTGCTTACCGAATCATCGGAGGAACCATTGAGGCATTAGAAATCTACCACTCTTCAGTCAGTAGCGACAACTCAAGCCCGCGGTTTTCATCACCCGAGCGTCACACCGATGAGGTGACCAATGGTGAAGGTGAGGCCTGCCGCGGCGAGACCCAGCAGGAGTTGTCGTCCTCCCGAGCGCCAGACCGCAACTCCGGTGAAGATTGTGATCGCGGCGCCGATAGCGAACAAGGAAACGCTGCTCACGAGCAAGCTCGCAATAATTGCGACCCGATATCCCGGCAATAGGAATGGCAGGATAGGGATGATTGCGCCGACCGAGAAAAGCAGAAATGACGCCAATGCCGCCTCGCCCGCCGACCCGCCCAATTCCGTCGGGTCGATGCCCAGTTCCTCGCGGGCCAGCGCGTCGAGCGCCGCCCCCTTGTCCTTAAGGACTTGCTCAACAACCCGTTTGGCTTCCTCACCAGAGAGTCCCTTCGCTTCATAGATGAGCTGGAGCTCTTCACCCTCACCCACCGGGTCTTCCATAAGCTCGCCGGACTCAATACGAATCTCGCGTTCTGCAAGCTCTCGTGAGCTCGTCACCGAGACCCACTCGCCAAGGGCCATCGAGCAAGCGCCCGCGAGAAGGCCAGCGATGCCTGTCGTGAGAATTCCGTGGGAACTGATCGCAGCACCTGCCACGCCCATCACCAGGCTCAAATTCGAGCAAAGGCCGTCGTTTGCGCCGAGGACCGCAGCACGAAGTGCGTTACCTCCGACCGCCCGATGACGGCCTTCGAGACGGGAGAGAAAGCTACCGCTAAGGCCGCGCGGCTGGGTTTCTACCAGTTTGCCCAGAACGAGTGCGTGCCAGCGTTCTTGTGAGCTCATCTGTGTCCCGCGGGTTTCCGCCTGACCTGCGTACCCGTTCCTACCGGCGGCTTCTTTTGCGGCGATGGTAGAGAGAACCGCTTCGGGGCCGAAACGTCTCGCGACCCACCCCAATATTCGACTGCGCCAGGAAGGGAGTCGTTCGCCTAAAGCGGCCCCCGCAAGGCGAAGTCGATCTTCCCAAAAGGCGACGTGGGCTTCTTCCATCCGGGCGAGGTTCGAATATACTTCGGCGATCTTCGGATCCGGCTCGACCGCTGCGAGGTTACGATACTCGGCCGCACTGTCGACCTCATCTTGCCAATTCTCACGAAATCGCTTTATGTCGGTAGTGTTTTTCACAGCCGTGATCCATCGCGCATGGTCGTTTGGCAAACGCGGTCATGGCCGCGCTTGGTTGAAAGAATCCTATTCTGGGCTTCTGCCTTTGATTCAATTCAGGGTCCCGCTGTTGCACCCGCAAGCCGAGCATAAGTCAGGAAATGGTCCACTCAAAAGCCGCAACGATCTCTGCTGAAAATTCCAAAAGCGACGAAAAAGGGTCGGGAGTTGAGTTTGACGTTCTACAATGTTCCGTCAAGCTCGCATTTGTTTCTCGGCTGTAATTGTTTCGTAGCGGCTAGGAATTGGAGCAAAACTCATCCGCGTTAATCTGGACCTCCTTGGCCCAGTTGGAAGCAAAGTGAAATTGCCGCGTGAGCGAGCAGAGCACGATGACCTTTGCCGTTGGTACGAGTTTTGTGCGCGCGAAGCCTGACTCCTAAGACTAAGGTGCGAGCGTGCGCAAAGCCACGCCAGAGGCCCTGCGTGTCCGCGGACGTCGGTAGGCGATAGCAAAAAAAAAGATGCAGGAACGTTAACGAATCACTCGAAATCTTCCCACTTTCCGACCGGGACGGGGGCTTGAGATTTCGCCGGTTTGGGCGCCGCGCATCCTTCCAGAAAGATAGTCATGGCATTCATGAAACGCTCTTCAAGGGAGTCGGACCGATTTTCCCACCATCCGCTAACCCAGTTGCCGGCAACAAGGATGAGCATGCCCTCCATCATTTCCGCGAGATGCAACGGCTTCATATCGGTGCGGATTTCTCCGCGCTTTTGGCCTTCGGCGAACAGTCGTTGGTATTGCTCGTAGAGCTGAAAAGATTTATCGCGCAGAACGCCGGTCGCGTCGGTCATCAACCTCGATTGCTTTGCAACCAGCCCATGAAACTCAGGATCTTCGTCCCACGATGTCGCCCACACGCGGATCAGAGCCCGAATACGGTCCGGTATGCTGATATCGTGGCGTTCGAGTTCGCGTTTGGCCGATGCGATTGAGTACTCGAGCATATCCACCGCGAACGCCATTATCAGGGCGCCCTTGGTGGGAAAGTAGTTGAAGAATGTGACCTCGCTGATGCGCAGGCGGTCAACGATGTCGCGGACGCGGGTCTCCTCGTAACCTCGTTTTCGAAACAGCGCGGCCGCCGTATCCAGAATCGCGCGCCGCTGCTCGGCTTTCTTCTCCTCCCGTAAGCCCATCACCCGATCACTTACACATCGAAAGTCGAGAAGGGAACCTCGGGCTGAAAACCGAGATCTTTCCGCCGGTCGCGTGCGCAGCGGTTTCCCTGCGTTGACTTAAGTAGACCATATATATTTAGTCTACTTCACGATTATGGAAAAGTCGACGGCACAGTCGAAGAGAGCTTCAGCCGATCAATTCGGACATACGCCTGGGGCCGAGGCGGTGGGATCGAATCCGCGGTCGTTCGCCCAGCGGGTTGCGGCCGGCACCACTACTGCCCTCGCGAGCCGGTGGATGCCGCTGGTGGTCGCTATCCTGGCAGCCATCGGGATGTTGCCCGCGCTGAGCGCCGGCTGGGAGATGGATGATTGTTTTCAGCGCGCCACGCTCCTCGGTTTCGGCGATTCCAAACCGATCAATACCTTCATCCAATACAGCGATCGCGCACACAATCTGGCGCAGATGGATTTCGGCACCATGCCGTGGTGGGGCTCGCCGGACCTGCATCAGGCATTTCTGCGCTATGCGAGCACGCTTACCATGATGCTCGATTATCGCCTGTGGCCGAACTATCCGGCGCTGATGCACCTGCACAGCCTGCTCTGGCTGTCGGCGGCTGTCTTGGTTGCCGCGCTTCTCTATCGTGAAGTGATCGGCGCGACCTGGGTCGCTGGGCTGGCGTCCCTCATGTACGCGCTGGACGGCGCGCATGCCGTGCCTGCCTCATACCTGGCCAACCGCAATGCCTTGATTGCCTGCGGCTTTGGATTCTTGAGTGTGCTCGGATTCGTTCGCTGGCGAAAGCACGGACGCGGGGTGATGCGGTGGCTCAGCATTTTGATGCTGGCGCTCGCGCTATCCGCCGGCGAGATGGGGTTGGGGACCGTAGCCTACCTGTTTTCCTACGCGGTGACCGTTGACCAAGACGACATTCGAGCCAGGCTCGCGCGGCTTCTGCCTCACGGCGGAGTGCTAGGCGCGTGGGCATTGATCTACAAGCTCGGGAATTTCGGTTCGCACGGCTCTGGTTTTTACGTGGACCCGGCTCGTGATCCGCTCGGCTTCGCGGGTTCGTTTTGTCGGCGCGCCGCATTCCTGATGATGGGACAATGGTCGCCGCTCCCGGCCGAGATGAGCATGGGCCCCGCACCCGGCTCATCGGCGTACTTCCATCTGAGCGTCTTCAGCTTCGTGGTCGCCGCGATTGTGGTGGTGCTCTTCAGTCAGCTCATCCTGCGCGATCGCGTGGCGCGCTTCTGGGGCCTTGGTCTGGTGCTTTCGTTGGTGCCGATTGGCGCCGTTGGTCCGGAAAATCGCTTGCTGGGTTTCGTCGGCCTGGGCTCGATGGCGCTTCTCGCGCAACTTGCGCAGGCTGTTTTCGCAGGTTCGCTCGATGCGCCGCGCGTCTGGAAAGGATTTGCGTGGATCGCGACTCTGCTACTTCTTCTGCTCCATGTGATTGCCGCCCCGTTACTCGGGATCGCCCGGCTCGGCTACCAGACAACCGTCGACTCCCGGATGAACCGCGCGATGGCGAGTGTACCCAGCGATGCGCAAATCGCGTCGCAGGATCTGGTGCTGGTTAACCCACCCGACCACATCTACCTCGTCACCTCGATTTGGGCCGTACGTCGCCTAGACAACCTGCCGACGCCGCGACACCTGCGCGCCCTCTCGACAGGCGGCACGCTGGAGGTCACGCGCGTCGCACCTCGCTCGCTACAAGTACGTTTCCCCAAGGGATTCTTTCCGACTGCATTCAGTCGCTACGTACGCAGTCAAAATGATCACTTTTCGCTGGGGCAGCGCTTCGAGCTGCCGGGTCTCTCGGTCGTGGTCGAGGCACTGGACGCGCAAGGCGACCCCGAGCAGGTGCGGTACGACTTCCCGGTACCGCTCGAAGATCCTTCGTTGCGCTGGATGAGCTGGCACGACGGCGTGTACCTTCCCTGGACTCCACCGGGCATCGGCCAGACCGAGACGTTCTTCCCCGAGCGCGGGATCTTCTGAGTGAAATGGCTGCGCAACTCCCGGCCACTGACAGGCAGGTGAGTTCTCCCGTTGTCGATGTGGCGCCGGAGAGGTATGCGACGAAACGTGGCACAGGGTTCGCCCTCATCGTGCTCGCGCGCCCCTGGCAGTGGGTCAAAAACGGGTTGGTGCTCGCAGCGCTCATCTTCAGCCACCGGCTCTTTCACCCGCGCGATGCGGTCCTGACCGCGGTCGCGCTGGTCGCATTCTGCGCCCTGTCGAGCTTCGCGTATGTACTCAACGACATTTCCGATCGAGAAGCTGACCGCCTAAACCCTGAAAAGCGCGATCGGCCTCTGGCGCGGGGCGACCTTACGATCGCGCAAGCCGCCTGTTTCGCCATCGCGCTCGGCGCAATTGCGACGCTCTTGAGCATCGCACTCGGGCGCTACTTCCTCGGGATTGCCGCGCTCTACGTCGCTCTTCAGGTCGGATATTCACTGTGGGCCAAGCAGTACGTGGTGCTTGACGTGGTCGCGGTAGCTATTGGGTTCGTGCTGCGCGCATTCGGAGGTGGGGTCGCGATCGGTGCGGTAGTGTCGCCGTGGCTCGTCTTCATCACCTTTGTGCTGGCGATGCTGCTGGTACTCGGCAGGCGCAGACATGAACTGGTAGCGATGGGCGACCGCGCAGGGACGCATCGCGACGTGCTGGCGCAATACAGCGTTCCCCTTATCGATCAGATGCTCGCGATCGTCGCGACGCTGGTCAGCTACATGATCTACACCGTCTCGGCGGAAGTCGAAGCGAAGCTCGGAACGCAGTACCTGTATTTGACGCTACCCTTTGTCGCGTTCGGTATACTGCGGTACCTCTACCTGATCGACGCGCGCAACGAAGGAGGGGATCCTGCACGTACTTTGATTCGCGACACACCGCTGTTACTGACGGTGCTCTTGTGGATCGCAGCCGACGTGATCTTGCTCTACTTTTAGTACTGAGCCGCGATTTTTCATGCAGCCGGGATTCGAACAACCCAGAAGCGTCGACTGACTAATTGCGGATGAACAATCTGCTGTAATGATGCGCGAACGTTCGTCAGTTACGGTATCTCCCCTTCATTGGTTAGCTTGAGGCGCTCTCATAGCTCTCTTGCAAATATCTCGTCGGCGGGGAATCGATCTTCGCCGAACCAATCAGAGTGTCTGTCCGGTCCGGCTCGGCGGTACGCACACTGGCGCCCAATCGATCCGAATTCTTATTGTGGATTTGCCGCCAAACGAAAGCGTTTCGACCACAAGCCCCTTGGTTTGCGGCCGATGGTTCCGTGTATGCACGCGGCAGACTAATACTTGCACGCTCGCTCGCCGTCTAATGGGGCAGGAGTGTTTTGTAGTCGAAGTCTGACTCGGTGAGCCTGCCGGTGTTTATCTGCTGAGAGAATCCACCGTGGGCGGGTGCGAGGGTGCGAAAGAACAGCTTCGGGGCGCCGCTCATGAATGGAAACCCGTTGAGCGCCGCGTGGCGTGTGTTGTCCGCACCGGTGGGGAAGTAGAATTCGCCGGCCAACTCGAAGTGAAATCCACCTGAGGATGCAGGAAGCGCGCGCCAGAGAGGAAACGCAGATTCCGTCCTCTCGGTTCCATCGAAGAATTCCGCACCCAGCCAGACATAGGATTCGGTGTCGAGATAGACAATGTTGCGAAGATTCTCGAAACCTGGGAGGAGCGGGATCATCTCGAGAATGTAGGCCTGCCTAAGCTGAAAGGGCTCGCTTCCCAACCGCTGGCTGCTCCCGGTCATCACGATGCCGGCGGGTTCGTGTTCGGCAGTGAGACAAGCGAGCATCGAAGTGGTTCCCAGTAGTCGATAAGAGAACTCTTCAGTTTTCGGGAGCGCATAGGCCCAGTAGGGCTGATGACACGAACGGCAGCCCTGGTCGAGCGCGTCCCAGGAGTCGGTGTTCCCGCCTCTCCCAGGAATCCGCCAGTTGTACCAGTAGAACTTGTCGACTTTGGTCGGGTCTACATAGCGAATCCAGATCCCTTTCGCGCCCAGATTTTGGCGATGAGTTTCGCTGCTCCATCCATCGCATCGCGCTTTCCACTCCACACCGTCTGGATTGGTTCCGAGTGTGGGGCGCGGATCGACTTCCGTCCGATGGGCATAGCGGAGAAAGCTGAAATGGTCGCAGACGTAATTGTTGTCGTCCTGGG
This window harbors:
- a CDS encoding DUF4231 domain-containing protein, yielding MNDSRIKLNWYDHKGAQQKRYFNILKIVTIVAAATIPFLTTVPMEAKLSQTITAALGAAIVVIEGIQQLYQLQTNWILYRSTSESLRHEKFLFLGHAGPYAVAQDAHSLLAERIESLVSQEHAKWASGQQMPPQGAPSDSLART
- a CDS encoding TetR/AcrR family transcriptional regulator, whose amino-acid sequence is MGLREEKKAEQRRAILDTAAALFRKRGYEETRVRDIVDRLRISEVTFFNYFPTKGALIMAFAVDMLEYSIASAKRELERHDISIPDRIRALIRVWATSWDEDPEFHGLVAKQSRLMTDATGVLRDKSFQLYEQYQRLFAEGQKRGEIRTDMKPLHLAEMMEGMLILVAGNWVSGWWENRSDSLEERFMNAMTIFLEGCAAPKPAKSQAPVPVGKWEDFE
- a CDS encoding GNAT family N-acetyltransferase, with amino-acid sequence MVWSGYGLEHSDNLRLWFDAEDLIAYACFEPPMSLEFDLMPGLARYDPVGREILKWGESYRQTSRQSGKETVPKALAMLGYEAVTLTMSLESDVQRTSLLQRRGYARSGGFDVLYRRSLEDLLPTPEHGPWLRLRDATNADLWERVDVHRDAWSVWGLSAATVENYRRLRNAPIYDPELDVVLEDDSGRFVAYCIGWLDMANRFGHFEPVGCRPAFTGRGYARAVVNECMRRMQARGMHTALVSTASVNQPARALYQSCGFVEADRAYHYTKRGD
- a CDS encoding UbiA prenyltransferase family protein, with the translated sequence MAAQLPATDRQVSSPVVDVAPERYATKRGTGFALIVLARPWQWVKNGLVLAALIFSHRLFHPRDAVLTAVALVAFCALSSFAYVLNDISDREADRLNPEKRDRPLARGDLTIAQAACFAIALGAIATLLSIALGRYFLGIAALYVALQVGYSLWAKQYVVLDVVAVAIGFVLRAFGGGVAIGAVVSPWLVFITFVLAMLLVLGRRRHELVAMGDRAGTHRDVLAQYSVPLIDQMLAIVATLVSYMIYTVSAEVEAKLGTQYLYLTLPFVAFGILRYLYLIDARNEGGDPARTLIRDTPLLLTVLLWIAADVILLYF
- a CDS encoding amidohydrolase family protein; the encoded protein is MLPGLLYERLDELGLDYTVLYTTIGFSLIGIEDEELRRASCRALNRMRADMAAGFSDRLTAAAVIPMHTPQEAIEELEYSVKELGMKSAMVASFVKRPIPIVARKYREAARFAYTLDVYGIDSDYDYDPFWAKCQELGIAPTFHSLGYTWGSRQSHSNYVYNHVGSFAASAEAICKGLLMGGVPMRFPKLRFGFLEGGVAWAIMCYCDLVSHWQKRNGKAMHEFLNPALVDQKLFASLVARYARRQTDGELANLQDFTPGMSPSSDMPIDEFEKSGIRSAEDIRDIFVDRFYFGCEGDDPLTAMAFNPRGIPFDAKLKPLYGSDIGHWDVSDMSKIAEESYELVEHGVIDEGSLRSFLFDNAVAFWTANNRHFFKGTALEGEVARRAEIVEPK
- a CDS encoding VIT1/CCC1 transporter family protein, which translates into the protein MKNTTDIKRFRENWQDEVDSAAEYRNLAAVEPDPKIAEVYSNLARMEEAHVAFWEDRLRLAGAALGERLPSWRSRILGWVARRFGPEAVLSTIAAKEAAGRNGYAGQAETRGTQMSSQERWHALVLGKLVETQPRGLSGSFLSRLEGRHRAVGGNALRAAVLGANDGLCSNLSLVMGVAGAAISSHGILTTGIAGLLAGACSMALGEWVSVTSSRELAEREIRIESGELMEDPVGEGEELQLIYEAKGLSGEEAKRVVEQVLKDKGAALDALAREELGIDPTELGGSAGEAALASFLLFSVGAIIPILPFLLPGYRVAIIASLLVSSVSLFAIGAAITIFTGVAVWRSGGRQLLLGLAAAGLTFTIGHLIGVTLG